From one Henningerozyma blattae CBS 6284 chromosome 1, complete genome genomic stretch:
- the TBLA0A01760 gene encoding uncharacterized protein (similar to Saccharomyces cerevisiae YGL114W; ancestral locus Anc_6.137) has translation MEKLRKKMKKKRKEKRNVNTDDELPGAPISHKHVIEYGSTHVTSASPLHVTSLTCTHVTSLACTHVTPLRLVTCSVTGLAIGTLLLIANFQFGLQTGWVSMMSLPAALLACTALPQVTPAEAVFAQSVAVAVGTGPLAFGFVGVIPAVEKLLRPDETGGVRLAGQLFTLPELVTWAAALAFFGVFCAVPLRKHAIITEKLRFPSGSATATLIGVLTGTTAGRGANAGADAISGAELSGAELSGAEISGASPRDTNPAATNTITNTITSTLANTNTSPPISLLKNTFIFSSIFSAITYIFPILQNIPFLGSHLAHNYLWTFQLSPAYFGQGAIMGLPTVSHMLGGCVLGWAILAPLARHNEWVSPDSPPNDWENGIQGWILWTALSIMIADAVVGFVVFIVRSMIKLIHSNTKEFTMELSQLDGNDSLSDVPPNELVTSTTVISGLIISSLLCIILMLRLFGSQLVPIYSILLSLCLAFFFAVLAIRALGETDLNPVSGIGKLSQLIFAIVIPRSHKGAVLLNLVAGAIAEAGAQQAGDLMQDLKTGHLVGAAPRDQFIAQLLGTLWSVPLSAIVYYCYSHIYTIPGDRFRVPTAAVWVDCARLVLGQNLPKHALDCALVFAIIASFLSLIKNCYPNRTRWVPSGIAMGVGICNTPNFTLARFLGGMISSIWNHYNVSLDSTLMIIFCSGLILGEGCFSIVSMALTYFT, from the coding sequence ATGGAGAAATTGAggaaaaagatgaaaaagaaaagaaaagaaaaaagaaacgtGAACACGGATGACGAATTACCCGGTGCTCCCATTTCGCACAAGCACGTGATAGAATACGGATCCACGCACGTGACGAGCGCTTCTCCTCTACACGTGACTTCTTTGACGTGCACTCACGTGACTTCTTTGGCGTGCACTCACGTGACGCCGCTGCGGCTGGTCACGTGCTCGGTCACTGGTCTGGCTATAGGGACGTTACTTCTTATTGCCAATTTCCAATTTGGATTGCAGACTGGGTGGGTTTCGATGATGTCTTTACCAGCGGCTCTTTTGGCTTGTACAGCATTGCCTCAGGTGACTCCTGCTGAGGCGGTTTTTGCTCAGAGTGTGGCTGTGGCTGTGGGGACAGGTCCATTGGCATTTGGATTTGTAGGTGTGATACCTGCAGTGGAGAAATTGTTAAGACCAGATGAAACAGGAGGAGTGAGGCTGGCAGGCCAGTTGTTCACACTGCCGGAGCTGGTCACATGGGCGGCCGCTTTGGCCTTTTTTGGTGTGTTTTGTGCAGTACCTTTGCGTAAACATGCTATTATTACAGAGAAATTGCGGTTCCCTAGTGGAAGTGCCACAGCAACATTGATTGGTGTCTTGACAGGGACTACCGCTGGTCGTGGTGCTAATGCGGGCGCAGATGCAATTAGTGGCGCGGAACTTAGTGGCGCGGAACTTAGTGGCGCAGAAATTAGTGGCGCGAGTCCTCGCGACACAAATCCTGCTGCCACAAatacaattacaaatacaaTTACAAGTACACTTGCAAACACAAACACATCCCCACCAATTTCTCTTTTGAAAAACACGTTTATATTCTCATCAATCTTTTCTGCCATTACATACATCTTCCCCATATTGCAAAATATCCCCTTCTTGGGATCTCACTTGGCTCATAATTACCTTTGGACATTCCAATTATCCCCAGCTTATTTTGGCCAAGGTGCTATCATGGGTCTCCCCACAGTATCTCATATGCTTGGCGGTTGTGTTCTTGGATGGGCCATCTTGGCTCCCTTGGCTCGTCATAACGAATGGGTCTCTCCAGATTCTCCTCCCAATGATTGGGAAAATGGGATTCAAGGTTGGATTCTATGGACTGCATTATCGATTATGATTGCTGATGCAGTTGTAGGGTTTGTTGTATTTATTGTACGTTCCatgattaaattaattcattcCAATACTAAGGAATTTACTATGGAATTATCACAACTTGATGGCAATGATTCACTTTCTGATGTACCTCCAAATGAATTGGTAACAAGCACAACAGTCATCTCTGGTCTCATCATCTCGTCTCTtctttgtattattttaatgttACGTCTCTTTGGATCTCAATTGGTCCCCATTTATTCTATACTATTGTCTTTATGTCTAGCATTTTTCTTTGCTGTATTAGCCATTCGTGCTCTAGGTGAAACTGATCTTAACCCGGTGAGTGGCATTGGTAAACTATCTCAATTAATCTTTGCCATAGTAATTCCACGCTCCCATAAAGGTGCAGTGCTTCTTAATCTTGTTGCAGGTGCCATTGCAGAAGCTGGGGCTCAACAAGCCGGTGATTTGATGCAAGATTTGAAAACTGGTCATTTAGTAGGTGCTGCACCTCGTGATCAATTCATTGCCCAACTATTGGGTACATTATGGTCTGTCCCACTTTCGGCAATagtatattattgttattctCATATATATACCATCCCAGGTGATAGATTCCGTGTCCCCACTGCAGCAGTATGGGTAGATTGTGCAAGATTAGTTTTGGGTCAAAATTTACCAAAACATGCTTTGGATTGTGCTTTAGTCTTCGCCATTATTGcatcatttttatcattaattaaaaattgttatCCCAATAGAACCAGATGGGTTCCCTCGGGGATTGCAATGGGAGTGGGTATTTGTAATACTCCAAATTTCACATTGGCAAGATTCTTGGGTGGGATGATATCTTCAATTTGGAATCATTATAATGTTTCATTAGATTCTACTTTAATGATCATTTTTTGTTCAGGTCTTATATTAGGTGAAGGTTGTTTTAGTATTGTATCAATGGCATTGACTTATTTCACTTGA